One genomic window of Rhipicephalus microplus isolate Deutch F79 unplaced genomic scaffold, USDA_Rmic scaffold_22, whole genome shotgun sequence includes the following:
- the LOC142786341 gene encoding uncharacterized protein LOC142786341, translated as MLDIFIDGQKVRFVNVHAPVTRSETNPFFRELGEYLLAPLPHVVLGDFNCVVDTARDIRGPSCGGSAYRAKELIKVLERLRLSDAWVCLHDNDFGPTRVSRVPASRLDRAYLPELLLPSLTACEVIPLPPPQATLSDHAPLLTTLRAKPGPKPADTSWRLDSALLKDPVSAPQIKTLIEASIRASPRVTPTTWDDLKEAWKVLLQDEGRKRKKRLTSQMNQLLRRMRIIQSADTLTRLGTRG; from the coding sequence ATGCTTGATATCTTCATCGATGGGCAGAAAGTCCGGTTTGTGAACGTGCACGCGCCAGTAACTAGATCGGAGACGAACCCCTTTTTCAGGGAGCTTGGCGAGTACCTGCTGGCCCCCCTCCCGCACGTtgtccttggagactttaactgtgtggtCGACACTGCGAGAGATATCCGGGGACCAAGTTGCGGAGGCTCAGCCTACCGTGCAAAAGAACTGATCAAAGTTCTTGAACGCCTCCGACTTTCAGACGCATGGGTCTGCCTCCACGACAACGACTTCGGCCCCACCCGCGTGTCGAGGGTCCCCGCTAGCCGGCTAGACCGTGCGTACTTACCGGAGCTCCTACTTCCATCCCTAACAGCGTGCGAAGTGATCCCGTTGCCACCCCCTCAGGCCACTCTGTCTGATCACGCGCCACTGCTAACAACCCTCCGTGCAAAGCCGGGCCCCAAACCAGCCGACACATCGTGGCGCCTGGATTCTGCACTACTAAAGGATCCGGTGTCTGCACCACAGATCAAGACGCTCATAGAGGCCTCAATTAGAGCATCCCCCCGCGTAACCCCGACTACCTGGGACGACCTCAAGGAGGCCTGGAAGGTGCTCCTCCAAGACGaaggccgtaaaaggaaaaagcGCTTGACATCGCAGATGAACCAGTTACTGCGCAGAATGCGTATCATTCAGAGTGCTGACACCCTCACGAGGCTAGGTACACGAGGCTAG